A single region of the Enterobacter cloacae complex sp. R_G8 genome encodes:
- the nagB gene encoding glucosamine-6-phosphate deaminase produces MRLIPLATAEQVGKWAARHIVNRINAFKPTADRPFVLGLPTGGTPLTAYKALVEMHKAGQVSFKHVVTFNMDEYVGLPKDHPESYHSFMHRNFFDHVDIPAENINLLNGNAPDIDAECRQYEEKIRSYGKIHLFMGGVGNDGHIAFNEPASSLASRTRIKTLTHDTRVANSRFFDGDVNQVPKYALTVGVGTLLDAEEVMILVLGGVKAQALQAAVEGNVNHMWTISCLQLHPKSVIVCDEPSTMELKVKTLKYFNELEAENIKGL; encoded by the coding sequence ATGAGACTGATTCCCCTGGCAACTGCTGAACAAGTCGGTAAATGGGCCGCTCGCCATATCGTTAACCGTATTAACGCGTTCAAGCCGACCGCCGATCGTCCTTTCGTACTGGGTCTTCCAACAGGCGGCACGCCGCTGACCGCGTATAAGGCTCTGGTTGAGATGCACAAAGCAGGCCAGGTTAGCTTCAAGCATGTTGTCACCTTCAATATGGACGAATATGTCGGCTTACCGAAGGACCATCCAGAAAGCTACCATAGCTTTATGCACCGCAACTTCTTTGATCACGTTGATATTCCAGCTGAAAATATTAACCTGCTGAATGGAAACGCGCCTGATATTGACGCAGAATGCCGTCAGTATGAAGAAAAAATCCGTTCTTACGGTAAAATCCACCTGTTTATGGGCGGCGTGGGTAACGATGGTCATATCGCGTTTAACGAACCGGCGTCCTCTCTGGCGTCCCGCACCCGTATTAAAACGCTGACCCATGACACGCGCGTGGCAAACTCCCGCTTCTTTGATGGCGATGTGAACCAGGTTCCAAAATACGCCCTGACTGTAGGCGTCGGCACGCTGTTGGATGCCGAAGAAGTGATGATTCTGGTTCTGGGTGGCGTGAAGGCGCAGGCGCTCCAGGCCGCCGTTGAAGGCAACGTAAACCACATGTGGACCATCAGCTGCCTGCAGCTGCATCCAAAATCAGTCATCGTCTGTGACGAACCGTCCACGATGGAACTGAAAGTGAAAACGCTGAAATACTTCAACGAGTTAGAAGCTGAGAACATCAAAGGTCTGTAA
- the nagA gene encoding N-acetylglucosamine-6-phosphate deacetylase, with product MYALTHGRIYTGHEILDDHAIVIANGLIERVCPLAELPPEIEQRSLNGAVISPGFIDVQLNGCGGVQFNDTADAVTVDTLEIMQKANEKSGCTSYLPTLITSSDELMKQGIRVMRDYLAKHPNQALGLHLEGPWLNMVKKGTHNPDYVRKPDAELVDYMCANADVITKVTLAPEMTGTDVISKLAAAGIVVSAGHSNATQKEAKAGFRAGITFATHLYNAMPYITGREPGLVGAILDEPDVYCGIIADGLHVDYTNIRNAKRLKGDKLCLVTDATAPAGANIEQFIFAGKTIYYRNGLCVDENGTLSGSSLTMIEGVRNLVEHCGIALDEVLRMATLYPARAIGVDKQLGGIAPGMVANLTAFTHDYKIIKTIVNGNEVVTE from the coding sequence ATGTACGCTTTAACCCACGGTCGGATTTATACCGGCCATGAAATTCTGGATGACCATGCGATTGTTATCGCCAATGGCCTGATTGAACGTGTTTGCCCGCTGGCAGAACTGCCGCCGGAGATTGAACAGCGCTCACTCAATGGAGCAGTGATCTCCCCCGGTTTTATCGACGTTCAGTTGAACGGCTGCGGCGGCGTGCAGTTTAACGACACCGCAGACGCCGTCACCGTCGACACGCTGGAAATCATGCAGAAAGCGAACGAGAAATCGGGCTGCACCAGCTATCTGCCAACACTCATCACCAGCAGCGATGAGCTGATGAAACAGGGCATCCGCGTCATGCGTGACTACCTGGCAAAACACCCGAATCAGGCACTGGGTCTGCATCTTGAAGGGCCATGGCTGAACATGGTCAAGAAAGGGACGCATAATCCGGATTACGTGCGAAAACCAGATGCTGAACTGGTCGACTATATGTGTGCCAATGCCGATGTGATCACCAAGGTGACGCTGGCACCTGAAATGACCGGCACTGACGTTATCAGCAAACTGGCCGCCGCCGGGATTGTCGTGTCAGCAGGCCACTCCAACGCCACGCAGAAAGAGGCAAAAGCCGGTTTCCGCGCAGGCATTACCTTTGCGACGCACCTGTATAACGCCATGCCATACATCACGGGTCGTGAACCGGGTCTGGTTGGGGCGATTCTGGATGAGCCAGACGTTTACTGCGGTATTATCGCGGACGGTTTACACGTCGATTACACCAACATTCGCAACGCCAAGCGGCTGAAAGGTGACAAGCTTTGTCTGGTGACAGATGCCACCGCACCGGCAGGGGCAAATATTGAGCAGTTCATTTTTGCCGGTAAAACAATATACTACCGCAACGGACTGTGTGTGGATGAAAACGGTACGTTGAGCGGCTCCTCCCTGACCATGATTGAAGGCGTGCGTAACCTGGTTGAACATTGCGGGATTGCGCTTGATGAAGTCCTGCGCATGGCAACCCTTTATCCTGCGCGCGCTATCGGCGTGGATAAACAGCTTGGCGGAATTGCACCAGGTATGGTTGCAAACCTGACGGCATTCACACACGATTATAAAATTATTAAGACCATCGTTAATGGTAACGAGGTCGTCACTGAGTAA
- a CDS encoding N-acetylglucosamine repressor, which translates to MTPGGQAQIGNVDLVKQLNSAAVYRLIDQHGPISRIQIAEQSQLAPASVTKITRQLIERGLIKEVDQQASTGGRRAISIITETRNFQAIGVRLGRHDTTLTLYDLSSKAIAEEHYPLPERTQETLEHALLNTIAHFIESCQRKIRELIAISVILPGLVDPESGVIRYMPHIPVENWALVEALEKRFKVTCFVGHDIRSLALAEHYFGASQDCEDSILVRVHRGTGAGIISNGRIFIGRNGNVGEIGHIQVEPLGERCHCGNFGCLETVAANAAIEHRVRHLLEQGYQSRVTLDDCKIGAICKAANKGDALACEVIEQVGRHLGKTIAIAINLFNPQKVVIAGEIVEAEKVLLPAIEGCINTQALKAFRQNLPVVRSTLDHRSAIGAFALVKRAMLNGILLQHLLES; encoded by the coding sequence ATGACACCAGGCGGACAAGCTCAAATCGGTAATGTCGATCTCGTTAAACAGCTTAACAGCGCGGCGGTATATCGCCTGATTGACCAACACGGGCCAATCTCACGTATTCAGATAGCCGAACAAAGCCAGCTTGCTCCCGCCAGCGTGACAAAAATTACACGTCAGCTTATTGAGCGCGGACTGATCAAAGAAGTCGATCAGCAGGCCTCCACCGGGGGCCGCCGCGCAATTTCCATCATCACCGAAACGCGCAATTTTCAGGCCATTGGCGTGCGTCTTGGTCGCCATGACACCACCCTCACACTTTACGATCTGAGCAGTAAAGCCATCGCGGAAGAGCACTACCCTCTTCCGGAGCGCACCCAGGAGACCCTGGAACACGCGCTGCTGAATACTATCGCGCACTTTATCGAAAGCTGTCAGCGCAAGATCCGCGAACTCATCGCCATTTCAGTGATCCTGCCCGGGCTGGTTGATCCGGAAAGCGGCGTCATTCGTTATATGCCACATATCCCGGTCGAGAACTGGGCGCTGGTGGAGGCGCTGGAAAAGCGCTTTAAAGTGACCTGCTTTGTGGGCCACGACATCCGCTCGCTGGCGCTGGCCGAGCACTACTTTGGTGCGAGTCAGGACTGTGAAGACTCTATTCTGGTGCGTGTTCACCGCGGCACCGGGGCGGGCATTATCTCCAACGGCCGTATCTTTATTGGTCGTAACGGCAACGTGGGCGAGATTGGTCATATCCAGGTGGAACCGCTCGGCGAGCGCTGCCACTGCGGTAATTTTGGCTGTCTTGAAACAGTTGCCGCCAACGCAGCCATTGAGCACCGCGTCCGTCATCTGCTGGAACAAGGCTACCAGAGCCGCGTGACGCTGGACGATTGTAAAATCGGCGCCATCTGCAAAGCCGCCAATAAAGGCGATGCGCTGGCCTGCGAAGTGATCGAGCAGGTCGGGCGCCACCTCGGTAAAACCATTGCCATTGCCATCAACCTCTTTAATCCGCAAAAAGTGGTGATTGCAGGCGAAATCGTCGAGGCGGAAAAAGTGTTATTGCCCGCGATTGAAGGCTGCATTAACACTCAGGCGCTGAAGGCGTTTCGCCAGAATTTACCGGTCGTGCGTTCGACGCTGGATCACCGCTCTGCGATTGGTGCGTTTGCGCTGGTCAAACGTGCCATGCTCAACGGGATCCTGTTGCAGCATTTGCTGGAAAGCTAA
- the nagD gene encoding ribonucleotide monophosphatase NagD, with protein MTIKNVICDIDGVLMHDNIAVPGAAEFLHRIIDKGMPLVLLTNYPSQTGQDLANRFATAGINVPDSVFYTSAMATADFLKRQEGKKAYVVGEGALIHELYKAGFTITDVNPDFVIVGETRSFNWEMMHKAAYFVASGARFIATNPDTHGRGFYPACGALCAGIEKISGRKPFVVGKPSPWIIRAALNTMQAHSEETVIVGDNLRTDILAGFQAGLETILVLSGVSQLDDIDSMPFRPSWIYPSVDEIDII; from the coding sequence ATGACCATTAAGAATGTAATTTGTGATATTGACGGCGTGCTGATGCACGACAACATCGCCGTGCCAGGTGCTGCGGAGTTTCTTCACCGCATCATCGACAAAGGAATGCCGCTGGTTCTGCTCACGAACTACCCTTCCCAAACCGGTCAGGACCTGGCGAACCGTTTTGCCACCGCGGGTATCAACGTACCGGACAGCGTGTTTTATACCTCCGCCATGGCGACGGCAGATTTTTTGAAGCGTCAGGAAGGGAAAAAAGCCTACGTGGTCGGAGAAGGTGCGCTGATCCACGAGCTGTATAAAGCAGGCTTTACGATCACCGATGTAAACCCGGACTTTGTAATTGTCGGCGAAACGCGCTCGTTTAACTGGGAGATGATGCATAAAGCAGCCTACTTTGTCGCCAGCGGCGCGCGCTTTATCGCCACCAACCCGGATACGCACGGCCGTGGTTTCTATCCGGCCTGCGGCGCACTGTGCGCCGGTATCGAAAAAATCTCTGGTCGTAAGCCGTTTGTTGTCGGCAAACCGAGCCCGTGGATCATTCGTGCCGCGCTGAACACGATGCAGGCCCATTCTGAAGAGACCGTGATTGTCGGTGATAACCTGCGCACCGATATTCTGGCAGGTTTCCAGGCGGGTCTGGAAACCATTCTGGTGCTCTCCGGTGTCTCTCAGCTCGATGACATTGATTCGATGCCGTTCCGGCCGAGCTGGATATACCCCTCCGTCGACGAAATTGACATTATTTGA
- the asnB gene encoding asparagine synthase B translates to MCSIFGVLDIKTDAGELRKKALELSRLMRHRGPDWSGVYASDKAILAHERLSIVDVNAGAQPLYNEKKTHALAVNGEIYNHQALRAEYGDRYAFQTGSDCEVILALYQEKGPEFLDDLQGMFAFALYDSEKDAYLIGRDHIGIIPLYMGHDEHGNFYVASEMKALVPVCRTIKEFPAGSYLWSKEGEIRSYYQRDWFDYDAVKDNVTDKAELRQALEDSVKSHLMSDVPYGVLLSGGLDSSVISAITKKFAARRVEDQERSEAWWPQLHSFAVGLEGAPDLKAAQEVANHLGTVHHEIHFTVQEGLDAIRDVIYHIETYDVTTIRASTPMYLMSRKIKAMGIKMVLSGEGSDEVFGGYLYFHKAPNAKELHEETVRKLQALHMFDCARANKAMSAWGVEARVPFLDKKFLDVAMRINPQDKMCGNGKMEKHILRECFESYLPASVAWRQKEQFSDGVGYSWIDTLKEVAAKQVSDQQLETASFRFPYNTPGSKEAYLYREIFEELFPVPSAAECVPGGPSVACSSAKAIEWDESFKAMNDPSGRAVGVHQSAYK, encoded by the coding sequence ATGTGTTCAATTTTTGGCGTACTGGATATTAAAACTGACGCGGGCGAACTGCGTAAAAAAGCACTCGAACTGTCCCGCCTGATGCGCCATCGCGGCCCGGACTGGTCTGGCGTCTACGCCAGCGACAAAGCAATTCTGGCGCACGAACGCCTGTCGATTGTTGACGTCAACGCCGGTGCACAGCCGCTGTATAACGAGAAAAAAACACACGCGCTGGCTGTCAACGGTGAAATCTATAACCATCAGGCACTGCGTGCGGAGTATGGCGATCGCTACGCCTTCCAGACCGGCTCTGATTGTGAAGTTATTCTGGCGCTGTATCAGGAAAAAGGCCCCGAGTTCCTGGACGACCTGCAGGGCATGTTTGCATTCGCCCTGTACGACAGCGAAAAAGACGCGTACCTGATTGGCCGCGACCATATTGGTATTATCCCGCTGTACATGGGCCATGATGAACACGGCAACTTCTATGTTGCGTCTGAAATGAAAGCGCTGGTGCCGGTGTGCCGCACCATTAAAGAGTTCCCGGCAGGCAGCTACCTGTGGAGTAAAGAGGGTGAGATCCGCTCTTACTACCAGCGCGACTGGTTCGACTATGACGCGGTAAAAGACAACGTCACGGACAAAGCCGAACTGCGTCAGGCGCTGGAAGATTCCGTTAAGAGCCACCTGATGTCAGACGTGCCTTACGGTGTGCTGCTCTCCGGCGGTCTGGACTCCTCCGTCATTTCCGCCATCACCAAGAAATTTGCGGCTCGCCGCGTGGAAGATCAGGAACGCTCTGAAGCCTGGTGGCCTCAGCTGCACTCCTTTGCCGTGGGTCTGGAAGGCGCTCCGGATCTGAAAGCCGCGCAGGAAGTGGCGAACCACCTCGGCACCGTGCACCATGAGATTCATTTCACCGTGCAGGAAGGTCTGGATGCGATCCGCGACGTGATCTATCACATTGAAACCTATGATGTGACGACCATTCGCGCTTCCACCCCTATGTACCTGATGTCGCGTAAGATTAAGGCGATGGGCATCAAGATGGTGCTGTCAGGTGAAGGTTCTGATGAAGTATTTGGCGGCTACCTGTATTTCCACAAAGCGCCCAACGCGAAAGAGCTGCATGAAGAGACGGTGCGTAAACTGCAGGCGCTGCACATGTTTGACTGTGCACGTGCTAACAAGGCGATGTCGGCATGGGGTGTGGAAGCGCGCGTTCCGTTCCTGGATAAGAAATTCCTTGATGTGGCCATGCGCATCAACCCGCAGGACAAAATGTGCGGCAACGGCAAAATGGAAAAACATATCTTGCGCGAATGTTTTGAATCCTACCTGCCAGCCAGCGTGGCGTGGCGTCAGAAAGAGCAGTTCTCGGATGGTGTTGGCTACAGCTGGATCGACACCCTGAAAGAGGTGGCGGCGAAACAGGTTTCAGACCAGCAACTGGAAACGGCAAGCTTCCGCTTCCCCTACAACACGCCGGGCTCTAAAGAAGCGTATCTGTACCGTGAGATCTTCGAAGAGCTGTTCCCGGTACCGAGCGCTGCCGAGTGTGTGCCTGGCGGTCCGTCAGTTGCCTGCTCCTCAGCGAAAGCCATTGAATGGGATGAATCTTTCAAAGCGATGAACGATCCATCAGGACGTGCGGTCGGCGTTCACCAGTCCGCCTATAAATAA
- the ubiF gene encoding 3-demethoxyubiquinol 3-hydroxylase produces the protein MTLQHTEIAVVGGGMVGGALALGLAQQGFEVTVIEQAAPAEFDPTAKPDVRVSAISAASVDLLRGLGVWEAVLDMRAHPYSRLETWEWENAHVAFDAAELKLPRLGYMVENNVLQRALWQALEAHPKVTLRVPASLKALHPHDSGYTLTLDSGDELAVKLVIGADGAHSQVRQMAGIGVHAWQYEQSCMLITVQCENAPGESTWQHFTPNGPHAFLPLFDNWASLVWYDKPARIRQLQGLSMAQLQREILQHFPARLGYVTPVAAGAFPLTRRHALQYAREGLALVGDAAHTIHPLAGQGVNLGYRDVDALLDVLGNARAHAEAWSSHHVLKRYQTRRMADNFIMQSGMDLFYAGFSNDLAPVRILRNIGLMAAERAGGLKRQALKYALGL, from the coding sequence ATGACACTCCAACACACCGAAATAGCCGTTGTCGGCGGCGGTATGGTCGGCGGCGCGCTGGCGCTGGGGCTGGCGCAGCAGGGATTTGAGGTAACGGTTATTGAGCAGGCGGCACCGGCTGAGTTTGACCCGACGGCAAAGCCGGATGTCCGCGTTTCTGCCATCAGCGCGGCCTCTGTCGATCTGCTTCGCGGGCTGGGCGTCTGGGAGGCGGTGCTCGATATGCGGGCTCACCCTTACAGTCGCCTCGAAACCTGGGAATGGGAAAATGCCCACGTCGCGTTTGATGCCGCCGAGCTGAAGCTGCCACGTCTGGGCTATATGGTGGAAAACAACGTCCTCCAGCGGGCGCTCTGGCAGGCGCTGGAGGCGCATCCGAAGGTGACGCTGCGTGTCCCTGCGTCGCTGAAGGCGCTGCATCCTCATGATAGCGGCTATACGCTGACGCTCGACAGTGGCGATGAACTGGCTGTAAAACTGGTCATTGGGGCTGACGGTGCTCACTCGCAGGTCAGACAGATGGCGGGTATCGGCGTTCATGCCTGGCAGTATGAGCAGTCCTGTATGCTGATCACCGTTCAGTGCGAGAACGCGCCGGGAGAGAGTACCTGGCAGCACTTTACCCCGAATGGCCCGCATGCCTTTTTACCGCTGTTTGATAACTGGGCGTCGCTGGTGTGGTATGACAAACCGGCGCGCATCCGCCAGTTGCAGGGGCTTTCAATGGCGCAGTTGCAGCGTGAAATCCTGCAACACTTCCCGGCTCGTCTGGGATACGTCACGCCGGTTGCCGCAGGGGCGTTCCCCCTCACACGGCGCCACGCGTTGCAGTATGCCCGTGAAGGGCTGGCGCTGGTGGGCGATGCGGCGCATACCATTCATCCGCTGGCGGGTCAGGGGGTGAATCTGGGGTATCGTGACGTTGACGCTTTACTGGATGTGCTGGGCAATGCACGCGCTCACGCGGAGGCCTGGTCAAGCCATCACGTACTCAAGCGCTACCAGACGCGACGTATGGCGGATAACTTCATCATGCAGTCGGGGATGGATCTGTTCTATGCCGGATTCAGCAATGACTTAGCGCCGGTGCGTATTCTGCGTAACATTGGATTGATGGCGGCGGAACGCGCCGGTGGTTTGAAACGTCAGGCTCTGAAATACGCCCTGGGGCTCTAA
- the miaB gene encoding tRNA (N6-isopentenyl adenosine(37)-C2)-methylthiotransferase MiaB, producing the protein MTKKLHIKTWGCQMNEYDSSKMADLLDTTHGYQLTENAKEADVLLLNTCSIREKAQEKVFHVLGRWKLLKRKNPDLIIGVGGCVASQEGKLIRQRAPYVDIVFGPQTLHRLPEMINKVRGDRSPVVDVSFPEIEKFDRLPEPRADGPTAFVSIMEGCNKYCTYCVVPYTRGEEVSRPADDILFEIAQLAAQGVREVNLLGQNVNAWRGENYDGTTGSFAELLRLVAAIDGIDRIRFTTSHPMEFTDDIIDVYRDTPELVSFLHLPIQCGSDRVLNLMGRPHTVLEYKSTIRKLREARPDIQISSDFIVGFPGETADDFERTMKLIGEVNFDVSYSFIFSARPGTPAADMVDDVPEEEKKQRLYILQERINQQANAWSRRMLGTVQRILVEGTSRKSIMELSGRTENNRVVNFEGTPDMIGKFVDVEIVEVLTNSLRGKLVRTEDEMGLRIAQSPESVISRTRKENDSGVRVYQP; encoded by the coding sequence ATGACTAAAAAACTCCATATAAAAACCTGGGGCTGTCAGATGAACGAATACGATTCATCCAAGATGGCCGATCTGCTGGATACCACCCACGGATACCAGCTGACTGAAAATGCGAAAGAAGCCGATGTGCTGCTGCTAAATACCTGCTCCATTCGTGAAAAAGCGCAGGAAAAAGTCTTTCATGTGTTAGGTCGCTGGAAACTTCTCAAACGAAAAAATCCGGACCTGATCATCGGTGTGGGTGGCTGCGTCGCGTCGCAGGAAGGTAAGCTGATCCGCCAGAGAGCCCCCTATGTGGATATTGTCTTTGGCCCACAGACCCTGCACCGCCTGCCTGAGATGATCAATAAAGTGCGTGGCGATCGTAGTCCGGTCGTTGATGTCAGCTTCCCGGAGATCGAAAAATTTGACCGTCTGCCCGAGCCGCGCGCGGATGGCCCGACGGCGTTTGTCTCCATCATGGAAGGCTGCAACAAATATTGCACCTACTGCGTAGTGCCGTATACACGCGGTGAAGAAGTAAGCCGCCCGGCAGACGATATTCTGTTCGAAATCGCACAGCTTGCCGCACAGGGCGTACGCGAGGTGAACCTGCTGGGTCAGAACGTTAACGCCTGGCGCGGTGAGAACTACGACGGCACCACCGGCAGCTTTGCAGAACTGCTGCGCCTGGTGGCCGCGATTGACGGTATCGATCGTATTCGCTTTACCACCAGCCATCCAATGGAATTCACCGACGATATTATCGACGTTTACCGCGATACGCCGGAGCTGGTGAGCTTCCTGCATTTGCCGATTCAGTGCGGCTCTGACCGCGTGCTGAACCTGATGGGGCGTCCGCATACGGTGCTGGAGTATAAATCTACTATTCGTAAGCTGCGTGAAGCGCGCCCGGATATCCAGATAAGCTCCGACTTTATCGTTGGCTTCCCTGGTGAAACCGCTGACGACTTCGAACGCACCATGAAGCTCATCGGCGAAGTGAATTTTGACGTCAGCTACAGCTTCATCTTCTCTGCGCGTCCTGGCACACCTGCGGCCGATATGGTTGACGATGTCCCGGAAGAAGAGAAAAAACAGCGTCTGTACATTCTGCAGGAGCGTATCAACCAGCAGGCGAACGCCTGGAGCCGCCGTATGCTCGGCACTGTCCAGCGTATACTGGTGGAAGGTACCTCCCGCAAGAGCATCATGGAGCTGTCCGGCCGTACCGAAAACAACCGCGTGGTGAATTTCGAAGGCACACCGGACATGATCGGTAAATTTGTGGACGTTGAGATTGTGGAAGTGCTGACCAACTCGCTGCGCGGGAAGCTGGTGCGCACCGAAGATGAGATGGGTCTGCGCATTGCGCAATCGCCTGAATCCGTGATTTCCCGCACCCGCAAAGAAAACGATTCTGGCGTACGGGTTTACCAGCCATAA
- a CDS encoding PhoH family protein: MNIDTLEISLTPADNARLLSLCGPFDDNIKQLERRLGIEINRRDNHFKLTGRPICVNAAADILRNLYVDTAPMRGEIQDIEPEQIHLAIKEARVLEQSAESVPDYGKAINIKTKRGVIKPRTPNQAQYIANILDHDITFGVGPAGTGKTYLAVAAAVDALERQEIRRILLTRPAVEAGEKLGFLPGDLSQKVDPYLRPLYDALFEMLGFEKVEKLIERNVIEVAPLAYMRGRTLNDAFIILDESQNTTIEQMKMFLTRIGFNSKAVITGDVTQIDLPRSTKSGLRHAIEVLAEVDEISFNFFHSEDVVRHPVVARIVNAYEAWEEADQKRRAELAAERKREAQEQEQK; this comes from the coding sequence TTGAACATAGACACGCTTGAAATTAGCCTAACGCCCGCAGACAACGCTCGCCTGCTGAGCCTGTGCGGGCCGTTTGATGACAACATCAAACAACTGGAGCGACGTCTGGGTATCGAAATCAATCGTCGCGATAATCATTTCAAACTCACCGGACGCCCTATCTGCGTCAATGCGGCTGCGGACATTCTGCGTAACCTGTATGTTGATACCGCCCCGATGCGCGGCGAAATTCAGGATATCGAACCAGAACAGATCCACCTCGCCATTAAAGAGGCGCGCGTGCTTGAGCAGAGCGCGGAAAGCGTGCCGGACTATGGCAAGGCCATAAACATCAAGACCAAACGTGGCGTCATCAAACCGCGTACACCGAACCAGGCGCAGTACATCGCCAACATCCTCGACCATGACATCACCTTCGGCGTGGGCCCGGCGGGTACAGGTAAAACCTATCTGGCCGTTGCCGCTGCAGTTGATGCGCTGGAGCGCCAGGAGATCCGTCGTATTCTGCTGACCCGCCCTGCTGTTGAAGCCGGTGAAAAACTCGGCTTCCTGCCGGGAGACCTGAGTCAGAAGGTGGATCCTTATCTGCGCCCTCTGTACGACGCGCTGTTCGAAATGCTCGGCTTCGAGAAGGTTGAGAAGCTCATCGAACGTAACGTGATTGAAGTCGCCCCGCTGGCCTACATGCGTGGCCGTACCCTTAACGATGCGTTCATTATTCTGGATGAGAGCCAGAACACCACCATCGAACAGATGAAGATGTTCCTGACGCGTATCGGCTTTAACTCGAAAGCGGTCATTACCGGTGACGTCACCCAGATCGACCTGCCGCGCAGCACCAAATCGGGCCTGCGCCACGCCATCGAAGTGCTGGCCGAAGTGGACGAAATCAGCTTTAACTTCTTCCACAGTGAAGACGTGGTACGCCACCCGGTGGTCGCGCGTATCGTTAACGCCTATGAAGCCTGGGAAGAGGCCGATCAGAAGCGCAGGGCCGAACTGGCCGCAGAACGTAAGCGCGAAGCGCAGGAGCAAGAACAGAAATGA
- the ybeY gene encoding rRNA maturation RNase YbeY, which produces MSQVILDLQLACEDNSGMPEEAQFQKWLDAVIPQFQEESEVTIRLVDEAESHELNLTYRGKDKPTNVLSFPFEAPPGIEMPLLGDLIICRQVVEQEAKEQQKPLEAHWAHMVVHGSLHLLGYDHIEDDEAEEMESLETEIMLALGYEDPYIAEKE; this is translated from the coding sequence ATGAGTCAGGTGATCCTCGATTTACAGCTGGCCTGTGAAGATAATTCCGGCATGCCAGAAGAGGCGCAGTTTCAGAAATGGCTGGATGCCGTTATCCCCCAGTTTCAGGAAGAGTCAGAAGTCACGATTCGCCTGGTGGATGAAGCAGAGAGCCATGAGCTCAACCTGACCTACCGCGGGAAAGATAAGCCAACCAACGTGCTCTCTTTCCCGTTCGAAGCCCCACCGGGTATTGAGATGCCGCTGCTGGGCGATCTGATCATCTGCCGTCAGGTGGTGGAACAGGAAGCCAAAGAACAGCAAAAGCCGCTCGAGGCCCACTGGGCGCATATGGTCGTCCATGGAAGCCTGCACCTGCTGGGCTACGATCATATTGAAGATGACGAAGCGGAAGAGATGGAGTCCCTCGAGACAGAGATAATGCTTGCTCTGGGCTATGAGGATCCGTACATTGCCGAGAAAGAATAG